The Psychrobacter sp. P11G3 genomic interval GATACATCATAACCGCGATAGGTCAGACCAGAGCCTGATTTGCCAACGGTAGATAGAGAGGTTTTACCAGCGACTTGTCCACGTAGACCTGCGCCTGAAAGTTCTTTTTGTGCTGCCATGTTTACATTCCTTTTGTTGGTAGCTTTTTTGAGTGAAAACGATGTTTCTGATAATAAATTTATTGGTTAATGACTATAGCGCCAGTTTAGCGTTACGCAGGCTGTTCAGGCTGTGGACCGTCTAAATCGACCTTACAACGCTCAAATTCAGCTTCAATGGGGCCATTTAAGACTTCCATTGCGCTGCCTTCGCCTTCTGCATTATTGATCTTCATATACTTGGCACCCAGTGGTGACTCCATAAATGTCTGAATCTCAGTCATTTCTTCTGGAGTAGGGTCAGCCATTGGCGTTGCGACTTCTTCGCCATTCATGACGCGCAATTGCTCATTGCCAAAAGCAAGCAGTTTTTTACCTACATCCGACGTATAAAAGTCATCTAATTCTTTTAACTCCGCATCGGTAAACTGACTCTTATAAAAACGATCGACTTCCGCTTTACCCAAGTCTTTGTCACGTGATTCAAGGCAGCTGACTTGCTCTTCACTGAGCGCACCACTATTGATAATTGGTGCAAACAATAGGCTGTTGACGGTATCTAGCGTAATCGTCGTCATAATCAAGTCATTTTGAGCATCAGTCTCTGAAGGTGCAGCTTCGCTTTCGCTAACCACAGTCTCGCTCGTATCACTGGCAGTATCGTCAACGGTTTCTGGTGTTTTATCACAGCCAGTGATGAGTAGTAGTCCCGCAAGTGTACTACTGAGTAGTGTTGCTTTAAGCGCTGTATGGGAAGTGAACAATGACATAAATAACCTAAAGGCAAATGAATACGAATTTTAAGAAGATAAAACACCCAGAGGTAATTTATCTTCTCAGCGTTGCTAACAACCAATCGCTAGTTACTTGTTACCAGCAAATAGCTTGTCTAATGTCTGCTCAAACTCATGATAGTTCAAGAAATCATATAGCTCCATGCGAGTCTGCATGGTATCGACGACTTTGTCTTGTGTACCATCATCTAATAAATGCTGATAAACGTTCAGTGCCGCTTTGTTCATGGCGCGGAAGGCTGATAGCGGATACAGCACCATCTCGACGCCCACACTATAGAGCTGATCGGTGGTATATAGATCTGTTTGACCAAACTCTGTCATGTTTGCCAGTACTGGAATATCGAGTACATCAGTGAACTTACGATACATCTCTATATCGGTTAGCGCTTCTGCAAAGATCATATCTGCGCCCGCTTCTTGAAATGCGACGGCACGTTCAACAGCAGCGTCCAAACCTTCTACTGATAGGGCATCTGTACGAGCCATCACTACAAAGTCAGGGTCAGTTTTTGCGTCCAACGCCGCTTTTAGACGATCAACCATCTCTGAGATACTAACGATTTCTTTGTTAGGGCGATGGCCACAACGTTTTTGCGCCACTTGGTCTTCGATATGTACTGCCGCGACACCTGCTTTTTCCATTTTTCTGATAGTTTGAGCGATGTTAAACGCGCCACCAAAGCCAGTATCGATATCAACCAATAGCGGTGTGTCAACGGCGTCGGTGATACGGCGAGCATCTTCTAGTACGTTATCAAGGCTGGTCATACCGAGATCAGGTAAACCAAATGAGGCATTGGCCACGCCAGCACCAGAGAGATACAACGCTTGATGACCGACTTGAGTGGCCATCATCGCTGTATAAGCATTGATAGCACCTGCAATCTGTAATGGTTGGTTGTTATCATTTTTTTGAGTGAGGGCACTGCGAAAGCGCGCGCCTGCTGAAGATAAAGTCATGTGATTGTCCTTACATGGAGGGAAAATATTCTAGTTGTTGTAGCTGATTATACCCAATTATTAACCTCTAAAAAGCTTGCTGATAGAACTATTAATTATCTAAAATAAAAATGCATATTAAAATATCTAACAGTATTCATAATATGAATAGCATTATGTTTATATTGATGTTCCACTAGAATAAGTATTCATATTGCTCAAATAACCGTATTGAATAATGGTGTGTATTTTACATTTAGTTACAATTACTAGACCTATATTTCCTCTTTTGTTGAGAGTTAACCATCAAAAAAGCCCTAATAGCTAAGCTATTAGGGCTTTTTTTTGAGCCAGACTATAAATCTTAGTTTAAGAGAATAGACCTGCTAGGTTTGCTAAGAACAACAATGCAAAACCTGCTAAGAATATCAAACCTGCGATAGATAGTGCATTCATACCTGGTGATAGTTTCTTATGTTTTTTGACCAGTGAATAATTCAACCAACCAAAGATAGGTGCAGAGACAAATGCCGATATCATGGCAAACTTAAGCATAGCGCCTAGTTGTCCTGTGAAGAAAGTGATAATTACTAGCCCGCCACCGATAGCATAGGTCGTCCAAAAAGCGATCTGCTTTTTATTGATTTCGCTTTCGCCTTTTAGTAGGCGCCAGCATTCAGCATTAGCGCGTCCATAGCCATCAGCACAGGTGATGGTCGTGCCAAACATACACATAAAGGCGACGAAAGCGACCAGCAATCTCGACCATTCACCAATGGTTGCGGTATACATATTGATCAACTGGTTGATATAAGCACCACCGACCAACTCAATCTCTTGTCCTGATCCGTACTGGACAAACACACCTAACGATAAGA includes:
- a CDS encoding DUF2059 domain-containing protein; this encodes MSLFTSHTALKATLLSSTLAGLLLITGCDKTPETVDDTASDTSETVVSESEAAPSETDAQNDLIMTTITLDTVNSLLFAPIINSGALSEEQVSCLESRDKDLGKAEVDRFYKSQFTDAELKELDDFYTSDVGKKLLAFGNEQLRVMNGEEVATPMADPTPEEMTEIQTFMESPLGAKYMKINNAEGEGSAMEVLNGPIEAEFERCKVDLDGPQPEQPA
- the prpB gene encoding methylisocitrate lyase, with protein sequence MTLSSAGARFRSALTQKNDNNQPLQIAGAINAYTAMMATQVGHQALYLSGAGVANASFGLPDLGMTSLDNVLEDARRITDAVDTPLLVDIDTGFGGAFNIAQTIRKMEKAGVAAVHIEDQVAQKRCGHRPNKEIVSISEMVDRLKAALDAKTDPDFVVMARTDALSVEGLDAAVERAVAFQEAGADMIFAEALTDIEMYRKFTDVLDIPVLANMTEFGQTDLYTTDQLYSVGVEMVLYPLSAFRAMNKAALNVYQHLLDDGTQDKVVDTMQTRMELYDFLNYHEFEQTLDKLFAGNK